A region from the Bos indicus isolate NIAB-ARS_2022 breed Sahiwal x Tharparkar chromosome 14, NIAB-ARS_B.indTharparkar_mat_pri_1.0, whole genome shotgun sequence genome encodes:
- the LOC139186984 gene encoding ribosomal protein eL22-like: MEVKKVAETIGTQAFKVARKKDKKPKSTWKFNLDLTHPVEDRIFDSGNFQQFLQEKVKVNGNTGKLGNVVHTKSFKNKIVVISKKWYLKYLTKSYLKKNSLLDWLHVVASDKETYGLCYFQISQDEGESESED, from the exons atggaggtgaagaaggtggcagagaccATTGGCACA CAAGCCTTCAAGGTGGCGCGAAAGAAAGACAAGAAGCCTAAGTCAACCTGGAAGTTTAATTTAGATCTTACTCATCCAGTAGAAGATAGAATTTTTGATTCTGGAAATTTTCAACAGTTTCTGCAGGAAAAGGTTAAAGTGAATGGAAACACTGGAAAACTTGGGAATGTTGTTCACACTAAAAGCTTCAAGAATAAAATCGTGGTCATTTCTAAGAAATGGTATTTGAAGTATCT aaccaagagtTACCTTAAAAAGAACAGTCTTCTTGATTGGCTTCATGTGGTTGCATCTGACAAGGAGACCTACGGGCTTTGTTACTTCCAGATTAGTCAAGATGAAGGTGAATCTGAGTCTGAGGACTAG